From Apium graveolens cultivar Ventura chromosome 9, ASM990537v1, whole genome shotgun sequence, the proteins below share one genomic window:
- the LOC141683579 gene encoding uncharacterized protein LOC141683579, whose amino-acid sequence MVPVEVGSGSLRRDCYGKKDAEVNQRLHLDLLEETRENSQLRLAAYQQRAARYYNKKVKGQLLKVGDLVLRKVMPNTKNPQHEVFGANWEGPYRIKSILWKGTYHLENMEGKLVPRARNAEHLRKQMKFKHRYYNLQGFKGPAPLK is encoded by the exons atggtccccgtggaaGTTGGATCGGGATCACTTCGTAGAGATTGTTACGGGAAAAAAGATGCtgaggttaatcaaaggcttcatttagATCTCTTAGAGGAGACGAGGGAAAATTCTCAGCTAAGGCTAGCGGCATATCAGCAGCGCGccgcaaggtattataacaagaaggtaaaagGACAATTGTTGAAGGTGGGCGATTTGGTACTTAGGAAAGTGATGCCCAATACAAAGAACCCACAACATGaagtgtttggagctaattgggaaggaccgtacaggATAAAGTCCATCTTGTGGaaggggacttatcaccttgaaaatatggaagggaagctAGTTCCGCGAGCTAGGAATgcggaacatctccgaaa GCAAATGAAGTTCAAACATAGATACTACAACTTGCAAGGCTTCAAGGGGCCCGCACCCTTAAAATAG